GTCAACAAATGAACACCTGACAGGATAATGCTCTTGAAATAAGGATCTTGAAGTTTAGCTCACCTAACGATGTTGGAATAAAACACATACAGTCAACTTCTGCACTACCAGAGTTGCTTACTCTGAATTCTAAAAATggttaaagaaaaataatagaatATACATCAAGGCTGCAAGGCTAAATCAAATGAAAGCTTACAAGCCTATGCAAACATTGGTCCGTTGAAAACAAAAGGAAGAGGTAAGCACCTGTACAAGCGCTGCACCAGATAAAGCTGATATCACTCCACCGATACTCATAGCCTGTAAAAGATGTGCTGCTGGTTGAGAAATTTTAGCAACTAACTCATGCACGAATCTTATAGAAATGTAATTAATATTACCTTTAACATGAGGAGTAGTAGAGGTGGAGCATAGAGAAGCACATTCATCTTTATGGAAACAGCTCCACTTGACAGATCACAAAAGGCAAGGTTAAACAATCATCGTTTATCTTCACAAAAGTTCATCAAGGATGTAAGAATGCTACCTGAAAATGATCAGTCCCAGATGCCACTTTTGGTAAAGAAGTGAGGCCAACGAAGCATACAGGAGCATCATGGCAAAACAGTCATTAAAAAGACGAAGCGCAAAAATAGAATGAACCCTTTTCGATAGACAAAGCAAGATGAAAGCCCACCATGGAACCTGCAAAATAACAAAAGGGAATTGGAAGCCAAAATCAGAGCTGACACACAAGGGAGGAGAATCAAGTTTAAAACAAAGTTGTCAGCTGAGAAACAATACGCTGTTATCTTCAATGTCCGGTAACACTTATGTTAAACATCCAAATATGTAATACAGTTAGTTTGACTACGAATTCCATGGAAAAAccttccatttattttgtcataaATTAGCATGTACAATAGATAGTTCATTAAACCATCACAACTTTGCAACATCAAAACCGGTGGGCAAAAGGCGCTAAAGCAGAATCAACACTTCATATTCACAAAAAGACTGAAATTTGTCATACCACATCTGTCTTCCCATAGATGAACAATATGATCCCCAAGTTTATAATGTACAAAATCCCGAACAAAATCTGCAAACATGAAATAGAAACTGAAACCATCGGACAAAAACTACGagttaaaactaaaaacatCAACCGAAAAACTTCCGTATTCGAAAAAAAATGATCACCTGAGCTGGATGAACTTGGCCCCCTGTAACATACTGAATAGCAGAATAAAAGTAGAGGAAACCAGCAGGATAAACCAGCGGCCTTGTGTCGCCTTTTAAGTTAGCATAGTCTCTCTCTCCACCAAGAAACCCACTAACCTGTCAATCAAATACTGTCATTTTCTCGGCACATTTTCGTAGTGACCAAAcagtcaaaagaaaaaagatataaACTTGGGGAAGATCACTCACTTGTGACATGTACGCGTCCCAATCTATCTTCGTATCTGCAACCCAACACTCACAATATCACCAATCCGAATTCATACatacgagagggagagagggagagagggagagagggagagagggataGATTACAGGGGACATAGGCGATGATAAGGGCGACTAGGATCGCATCGCAAAGGAGCAAGGCAGAAGAGAAGAGTAATTTAGGGTCTTTGAGAAATTTGGGGTTCGAGGAGTTGGAAATCCGCCGCCGCTGCGGGGGTTTCGGCCGCGTCGCCGCCGTCGATCTGCCCGCCATGGTTGAGTCGTCGTCTTTGGACCTCAAGGCTCAAACGtaccaaaaatttaaaaaaggacctgaccgttggatttgaatacTAGAGTCCATGATCTGACCTCTGCTTGAAATCGGGCCGGGTTGATGGTAAGCAGAAACATAGGCCCAATATAATCTTTAtatttagagtaaattgtagcaatgatccttcaattttaatcaaatttgagcaa
This window of the Malus domestica chromosome 03, GDT2T_hap1 genome carries:
- the LOC103432570 gene encoding dol-P-Man:Man(5)GlcNAc(2)-PP-Dol alpha-1,3-mannosyltransferase isoform X1, translated to MAGRSTAATRPKPPQRRRISNSSNPKFLKDPKLLFSSALLLCDAILVALIIAYVPYTKIDWDAYMSQVSGFLGGERDYANLKGDTRPLVYPAGFLYFYSAIQYVTGGQVHPAQILFGILYIINLGIILFIYGKTDVVPWWAFILLCLSKRVHSIFALRLFNDCFAMMLLYASLASLLYQKWHLGLIIFSGAVSIKMNVLLYAPPLLLLMLKAMSIGGVISALSGAALVQVLLGMPFIISHPFAYISRAFNLGRVFILFWSVNFKFVPEPIFVSKAFAVSLLIAHLGLLTAFAHYRWCMHEGGLVKFLYSRLDPIKLKFALTSSFPLKKSFNIHSSNRVLRKEYIVTTMFVGNFIGIVCARSLHYQFYSWYFHSLPYLLWKTPFPTVLRILLFIGVEFCWNVFPSSLYSSAMLLFLHLVILVGLWSAPSEYPYVDNKASTENKDK